One segment of Neoarius graeffei isolate fNeoGra1 chromosome 20, fNeoGra1.pri, whole genome shotgun sequence DNA contains the following:
- the LOC132868958 gene encoding inositol 1,4,5-trisphosphate receptor-interacting protein-like 2, with protein sequence MSVYKLNLRVFWLLVSCVLGVLLLLHHFVLRGSEERPDGCSDQGTGSIPLIKYVFAFALCYFFIRYCSSQPGTSKRGLHAVAGKPTGPKRELLEEHFERHVRLSPHVLGHSKAHVAKLVSELVRVGRADVLPESSLAFRGDFVQIGSSYEEHKVGSPDCFDILVPLRLPRGLKVEPCRYGNNCGGAPLVTLETPRKEEWPRRHKVFTDAYLRSIGSPGVYRLSPESVMRWFYCASQRCLSTIRYPFEQRCLLSLSLSEGQRVQLHLTPRSDYVCCHISMGVRLIPALPLGDSAFLVTSPGAQHSEDLWTVYFPKQEQKLLGWLKAKLPASSCHLKCLQLLKEVRDLGGQTFDQKARAEWKGVLSSYALKTAWLRLLLSTPSGAWEDRHLMDRMEDLLRFLRDGLQTRSLRHLLLGGDNGLLPESVTLPKIVKETVPSNLWAEFSAETLDLVAARLSYSWAHLPRLIRLGRPQRMTLGRGVHCKHIDAE encoded by the coding sequence ATGAGTGTGTACAAGCTAAACCTCAGGGTGTTCTGGCTTCTGGTCTCTTGTGTCCTCGGCGTCCTGCTGCTGCTTCATCATTTTGTCCTGCGAGGATCTGAAGAACGACCTGATGGCTGCTCTGATCAGGGAACCGGATCCATCCCGCTCATCAAGTATGTTTTCGCCTTTGCACTATGTTATTTCTTCATCAGGTACTGCTCATCTCAGCCTGGAACTTCTAAACGAGGTTTGCATGCCGTTGCTGGAAAACCTACGGGTCCTAAAAGGGAGTTGTTGGAGGAACACTTTGAGAGACATGTCCGCCTTTCTCCACACGTTCTCGGCCACAGCAAGGCTCACGTGGCCAAGCTGGTGAGCGAGCTGGTGCGAGTCGGACGGGCTGATGTACTTCCAGAGTCCTCTCTGGCATTTCGTGGGGACTTTGTTCAGATTGGGAGCTCGTACGAGGAGCACAAAGTGGGCTCGCCGGATTGTTTTGATATCCTGGTCCCACTCCGGCTTCCCCGAGGGCTCAAAGTGGAGCCTTGCCGTTATGGTAACAACTGTGGTGGTGCACCACTGGTCACTCTGGAGACGCCACGTAAGGAGGAATGGCCACGGCGCCATAAAGTCTTCACGGATGCCTACCTGCGTTCAATTGGTTCACCAGGAGTCTACAGGTTGAGTCCGGAGTCAGTGATGCGCTGGTTTTACTGCGCGTCCCAGCGCTGCCTGTCAACCATACGATACCCGTTTGAGCAGCGCTGCTTACTCAGCCTTTCTCTCAGTGAAGGACAGCGCGTACAGCTTCACCTCACACCACGATCTGACTACGTCTGCTGCCACATCTCCATGGGCGTTCGGCTCATCCCAGCGCTTCCTCTGGGCGATTCCGCTTTTTTGGTCACATCCCCCGGAGCTCAGCATTCGGAAGACCTTTGGACAGTCTACTTCCCAAAGCAGGAGCAGAAGCTTCTCGGATGGTTGAAAGCTAAACTCCCTGCCAGCTCCTGCCACCTCAAGTGCCTTCAGCTGCTCAAGGAAGTGCGGGACCTCGGCGGGCAGACGTTTGACCAAAAAGCCAGAGCCGAATGGAAAGGTGTGCTTTCGTCCTATGCTCTGAAAACTGCCTGGCTTCGTCTCCTGCTCAGCACACCTTCTGGGGCCTGGGAAGATCGCCACCTCATGGACAGGATGGAAGACCTGCTGCGTTTTCTAAGAGACGGCCTACAAACCAGGAGTCTCCGCCATCTCCTCCTTGGCGGTGACAATGGGCTTCTACCTGAATCAGTCACTTTGCCGAAGATTGTTAAGGAAACTGTGCCGTCCAACCTGTGGGCTGAATTCAGCGCAGAAACTCTGGACCTGGTTGCTGCTCGGCTGTCGTACTCCTGGGCTCATCTGCCTCGTTTAATCCGTCTCGGGCGTCCCCAGAGGATGACTCTGGGACGAGGGGTCCACTGTAAGCACATTGACGCTGAATAG